In the genome of Populus trichocarpa isolate Nisqually-1 chromosome 10, P.trichocarpa_v4.1, whole genome shotgun sequence, the window TTTGGTAACAGCTCTTCCCCTGGTTAGCTCTTTCAGCTTTTCATATGGCTCAGGAACACTATATCGGCGCATCACCTGTACATGATAGGGATGAGGGGTGTTTTAAGAATGTAATGGAAAAGACTCGAGATGCATCGATCTAAAGAATCATTGAGTAATGATGTCTTGATTACAAAGGAGACaggaaaattaaagattaaataaaaaggaaaggcaCGTACAGTCTGTATTGGTTCAGCAAGCACCTCCCATGATTGGTTCAAGTCTTCACTCAAGCGAGTTTCATTGACCTAAATGAAACATTCAGTtcagttagataaaaaaaagctaaatgtAGTAGCAGTTAAAGCATTCTCCAGCAATCATGATTGCTGCTTATTCAGTCAAACGTCAATTGAGGTTTCAttatccaggaaaaaaaaaatcaattctactACGAAAATGGAGCACAAAATTAACTGCCTTGCATGCACCTCATAGGAGAGAAGGTGCATTACATATATGTTGTATCCCATACCTGAAGCTTTGCTATTCCTTGCAACGCACTTTTGTAGGCAAGAAGAGAATGTCCTAAGCCTTCACCCATATTCCTCAGAACAGTTGAATCAGTCAAGTCACGCTGCAAATAGAATACATTGCAACAAAACAATTAcagccaaaaacaaaaagatcacCACTTTCAAATAACTACCTAAATAACTGTGCCTATATAAAGATGCATAAAATTAGAGCAGCTACCTAAGTACATAACTACTACTTCTGTAggaatataacaaaattatggaattaaaaagcaaaaggcACTGTCACTTCTAGGTCTATGCTGTTGTGCAGGAATGACTTCAGAAGCTTCATTTAGGTAGGATCTCAACACAATTCTTCAATATGCCATAGAAACTAGAAGCAAAAGCTTAGTACCATAGACAAGTAGCCGAATAATGAAAGGGAAATGGGCTGGCCTTACCTGCCAGCGTGAAACTGGCAACTTCTCACCAAGATGAGATAAATTTCCATTGGCTTTCCCAAGATTGCCTTCactattttcaaaatcaataggATTTACTTTGTGAGGCATAGTCGAGGACCCAATCTCACCAGCCTTGGTTGTCTGTTTCAAGATTTGAGCAAATTAACTACTCTACTATGAGGATAACTACTTCACAGTTCAGAGTGTCAATCCAACACCAGAATATTCACCTGCTTAAAGTATGCCAATGATACATAGCCCCATATATCTCTATCAAAATCGATCAATATAgtgttaaaaacaataattgcaTGAAAAAGTCTTGCCATGTAGTCATGTGGCTCAATCTGCAAAGCAAGCACAAAGGCATATAGTCAGCGGGAGGACCAGATGCATTGATATAAACATGGgacaaaaatatcaagaaagaaaggaaagaaagaaaatctaaaggaagagaagaaaagatgcAAGCAGGAACTTTTTAATATATCCCTTCAACACAGAGTTCCTATGTAACTACTCCCAAATTTTATAGGATaatagagataatttttttactagaattCTTTACTAAGTGGAGTGGCATCATGCAATTGGTGTTATATTAATCACTCGATTCTGTAATTAAAATTATCCCAGTAAATGTGATAAGAATCATAAGATCTACATTCCATGATTTGAAATTCTTTCCTTGTAATAGATGCCAAGTCACTTAGTAAAAATATTTACCCCTAGCATTTCCAAATTTTATATTGacaatcaatgaaaaaatatcaccCTCCAAGTTCCCATTCCCCCAAATTCCTTTATTTGAGCACTAATGTGGGCAGTGAAGCAATTGAGTTAGTTACAAATGATGTTTCGAATGAATTTAGAGAGTAATTAAGAACTAGTTGGCTAGCTCTTAATGGGGAACCAGAGCAGGACTAAGAAGATCTTACAAGGAAGAGTATAAGCACAAAAATTATACCTGAGTAACATAGGGGTTAAAACACAATCCAAGAGATTCCACAAACTCTTTTGCAATTAGAGGCCAATTAACACTGGGATATGCTGAAAAATGGGCATTGTAGTTTCCAACAGCACCAGCAAACTTCCCCTTTATCTTAACTTGAGAAATTTCATGCCTTTGTTCGCTTAGCCTGGCTGCAAAAACTGCCATTTCCTTCCCCAGAGTTGTTGGTGAAGCTGGCTACAGacaatgaaaataacaaaatcatcaCGATCATAAACAAACAGCAATTTTTTGAAAGCAAGGATAtgaaacaaaattgataaacaAGATGCGATGGACTCTATAAAATAGTTTTGTAAATCAAAACACATCATTACATGCTAGAGATAGCTATATCACCTGTCCATGAGTGCGAGAAAGCATAGGAGTGGAAGCATTATCTTCAGCCAATTTACAAATGGCTTTGATCAATTTATCCATGACAGGAAATACAACCCCATTCATTGCTTCTTTCAGCATCAATGCATGGGCAAGATTATTGATGTCCTCGGATGTGCAAGCAAAATGGAAAAACTCAAGCACCTGAGGTGAATTATCAAGAGAAAAGGACATTTTTATGTAATTGCAAAAATTCCAACAAGATAGCAAGCTATCTCTGGCAAGTTAGGTAGGATTTGTAACCTTGGCAATCTCCGGATGCGATTGgcatttctttttcaagaaatacTCGACTGCTTTTACATCATGGTTAGTCACTTTCTCAATGTTCTTAACTTCCAAGGCATCATCCATGCTAAATCCATCAATTAACCCTTCCAAATAAGCCTCAGCTTCTTCACTAAAGTTCGGGACCTCGGTAATTTCAGGAATTTGTGAAAGTTTCAACAACCATTTAATCTGAGAAAGAACacttaaattaaaactaaatcctttttaaaaattacaatttctataaaaaaaaaatcaataaaaaaatttgaaaataaaacatttatgtAACAGATTGAGGGGAAACGAAAGGTACCTCAACAAGAACACGATAATAAATTAGACCGTATTCACTCATATAAGGAGACAAGTCCTTGACTTTATTCCAGTAACGACCGTCCAAAGGGGATAACGCCGTCAAATTTGATAGCTCAAAATCACGAACGCCGTTTTCAGCCATCTTCAATAACAACAAATAGCAAACCAAAACATTTTTACATGAATTTAGGAAATTTTTCCCAGGAAATatctaaaattgaattaaatttatgggAGGGATGTTGCTACCTTGGGTGTGGCGATTCTGGTGGTAGTGGTGTCTCTGAGGGTGGATTTGCAGGACAAGTCTCTAGGAGAAAACGATGTCGTTGAGAAGCgaataaaaaaagcatttaaAGATGGATTGAAGAGGCTGCTGGGTTTTTGGCTTGGTGGTGGAGTTGATAAGAGTGAGAATTGGTGGGTTCTATTAAAAAccctagaagaagaagaagaagcaaactcCATTAACAAACGATACACAGTCACTGTGAGTTCGAGCTCAGGCCAAGCGTGTGTGGTTTTGCGCTTCGCggtcttttttcctttctctggCGTCGGCTTGCAGCTGCTATTATTAACTTAACCCTACtcctgaatttttttgtttcgtcTATTTCTTGAATTTGAGGTGACTGGATCCGGGCTTTGGTTCGAGTTTATAATTGGGCCGCCAGTTGGGCAGGAAGGGAAATCTTCGAAATTAGGAGTACCAAAATTTCTATTGTATTGTATTCGATAATCGATAGTATTGCTTTCGAAATCGTTACTTTTTACAATGAGAGACCGAAGTTGTATTTCCTTACTTCAtgtaaattatgaaaatacttTCATTTATtagaatgatatattttataatatttaaaaaataattaataacattctattagttatttttattaatttttattttatcttttttttgtgtttatttttctctttaaggtGATTcaggaaataaaaacaaaaaatcactaATTATCGAGCaccataaatgtttttgaaatgaaaataatatctaataataataacaattattccaTGCATTTAAGGTTAATAGATAggcttttttatttgtaaagaaaattattttttaattcttagttgaaacaaaatgattttgatgaaaatatgtatcatagaaaaaataatttttaaacaattaatttatatctgcttgttaaaaaaacaattaatggcTTAAAATGGTAAGTCTTGTTTttatgctctctctctttcttcttcctctctctctgcaaaaataataaataaataaataaattggggtTTTATTGTTTGTTAACAGTTTTAGTTATAGTTTATACCTAGCTTTCTATCCAATTTAAGCCTCCAAACTCGCCCCCTTCATGTTTCTCCCCAACTGCAACAAAAGCAAGCAAACCCAGAACTGAAAACACCTTTACCTTtttatccttcttctttttatacaaGAAAACAACCAAAACGAAAGGCAAAACCATTGTAGCTTCGCTTATTATTTTTGTACTCATCACTCCTAGGAAATTTGCTTATCTTTGAATTAaggatatttttatcaatttcacaACATAAATTAGTCATTATAGGAAATGATGTAAATGACGTTCATGATACTCTAAAAGAATTGAagcaatttataaaatttgctGAGAGGTCAGTGTTAGCTATAGAAATCTTTCAgtgctatttattattattattaataataatgtggATGTTTGAGTTAATTTgtgtatattttgattaattccacggattttaaaactaacaAGTATGTAAGTCTTCAATGATCCTGAGAggactcgaactcgtgaccattaGAAAAGCAAACCCAATATCTAAC includes:
- the LOC7458090 gene encoding uncharacterized protein LOC7458090, which translates into the protein MEFASSSSSRVFNRTHQFSLLSTPPPSQKPSSLFNPSLNAFFIRFSTTSFSPRDLSCKSTLRDTTTTRIATPKMAENGVRDFELSNLTALSPLDGRYWNKVKDLSPYMSEYGLIYYRVLVEIKWLLKLSQIPEITEVPNFSEEAEAYLEGLIDGFSMDDALEVKNIEKVTNHDVKAVEYFLKKKCQSHPEIAKVLEFFHFACTSEDINNLAHALMLKEAMNGVVFPVMDKLIKAICKLAEDNASTPMLSRTHGQPASPTTLGKEMAVFAARLSEQRHEISQVKIKGKFAGAVGNYNAHFSAYPSVNWPLIAKEFVESLGLCFNPYVTQIEPHDYMARLFHAIIVFNTILIDFDRDIWGYVSLAYFKQTTKAGEIGSSTMPHKVNPIDFENSEGNLGKANGNLSHLGEKLPVSRWQRDLTDSTVLRNMGEGLGHSLLAYKSALQGIAKLQVNETRLSEDLNQSWEVLAEPIQTVMRRYSVPEPYEKLKELTRGRAVTKDSIKEFIEGLELPKEAKDYLLELTPHTYVGAAIELSKTLDNAISLVNGVTTL